One part of the Bacteroidia bacterium genome encodes these proteins:
- a CDS encoding choice-of-anchor V domain-containing protein — protein MKLYKYLLFILFTFFLLVFFLELSSFSDGPPASRTAAPGELNCSNGYCHNSFSLNSGPGMASLSGDIFENGFRAGQTYTITAKVKQDGQQRFGFMVMAYDSLGQISGGSVSLAEPDRTQLTENQAGDRIYVSHDPANITSDSSEWTFNWTAPNTESTPEEISFYAAFVAANNNNNSAGDYVYAIRADAGLDSSWATPIAHELSNQDVKISFDHVSGRIQVESQQSSGKMTRIEVVSLNGQLSYKNEAYLLPYIPYNVHTKAWAGGIYILKIQQADKFRAEKFRLIR, from the coding sequence ATGAAACTTTACAAATACCTGTTATTCATTCTCTTTACTTTTTTCTTGCTCGTATTTTTCCTCGAATTATCATCTTTTTCCGATGGCCCTCCTGCCAGTCGAACCGCTGCACCGGGCGAACTCAACTGTAGCAATGGCTATTGCCACAATAGTTTTTCTCTCAATTCAGGACCGGGAATGGCTTCTCTCAGTGGTGATATATTTGAAAATGGCTTCCGTGCGGGTCAAACTTATACCATTACTGCCAAAGTCAAACAAGATGGACAGCAAAGATTCGGCTTTATGGTTATGGCTTATGATTCTTTGGGACAAATTTCCGGAGGATCGGTAAGTTTGGCTGAACCGGATAGAACCCAACTCACAGAAAATCAGGCAGGGGACAGAATCTATGTTTCTCATGATCCGGCTAATATCACCTCTGATTCCAGCGAGTGGACATTCAACTGGACAGCTCCCAATACAGAATCTACTCCTGAGGAGATCTCTTTTTATGCAGCTTTCGTAGCAGCTAACAACAACAACAACTCAGCCGGAGATTATGTCTATGCTATCAGGGCTGATGCTGGACTGGATAGTAGCTGGGCTACGCCAATCGCACATGAACTCAGCAATCAGGACGTAAAAATCAGCTTTGATCATGTTTCTGGAAGAATTCAGGTCGAGAGTCAGCAAAGCTCCGGGAAAATGACCCGAATAGAAGTTGTAAGTTTAAACGGTCAGCTTTCCTATAAGAATGAAGCTTATTTACTACCCTATATCCCGTATAACGTTCATACGAAAGCCTGGGCAGGTGGAATCTATATCCTCAAAATCCAGCAGGCTGATAAGTTTCGAGCAGAGAAATTCCGCCTAATTCGGTAA
- the mreC gene encoding rod shape-determining protein MreC, which translates to MYRLFSLLSKYRNAILFLVLELIAFFCIVRYNDAQRHVMGDALMDFSASIYDSRNSVDEFFKLRSKNEELKADAKYLQERLAQAERQIQEYQSLLNLDSLDKVDLLAVEKERPYSFIPAHVVKNTVHKNYNYIVLDKGSEDGVEKDMGLVSLQGVAGRIIRVGEDYSLALSALNLTFKLSLQALDDSARWVAGTAGVYEWNGGDPRYAYLKSIPETAELKENYTVVTSEHSLIFPPGYKVGTVLELGDNPEEGFFNATIKLSTDFSKLDNVYLVKSSFKTEIDSLSQNLPGNE; encoded by the coding sequence ATGTATAGACTATTCTCCCTTCTTTCCAAATACCGAAATGCCATTTTATTTTTGGTACTGGAGCTGATCGCCTTTTTTTGTATCGTCAGATATAATGATGCGCAAAGGCATGTCATGGGAGATGCCTTGATGGATTTTAGTGCCTCCATCTATGACAGCCGTAATAGCGTTGATGAATTCTTCAAACTAAGATCCAAAAATGAAGAGCTTAAAGCAGATGCCAAATACCTGCAGGAACGTCTGGCACAGGCTGAAAGGCAAATCCAGGAATACCAATCTCTCCTGAATCTGGACTCCCTGGATAAAGTGGATCTATTAGCGGTAGAAAAAGAAAGGCCATACAGCTTTATTCCCGCACATGTGGTGAAAAATACTGTGCATAAGAACTATAACTACATTGTTCTTGATAAAGGATCAGAAGATGGGGTAGAAAAAGATATGGGACTGGTTTCTTTGCAAGGAGTTGCGGGTCGGATAATTCGGGTGGGTGAAGACTATTCCCTGGCTTTGAGTGCTCTTAACCTCACCTTTAAACTGTCTCTACAAGCCCTGGATGATAGCGCACGTTGGGTGGCAGGAACAGCAGGAGTATATGAGTGGAACGGAGGAGACCCGAGATATGCGTACTTAAAATCAATTCCAGAGACTGCAGAGCTAAAAGAAAATTATACAGTAGTTACCTCTGAGCATAGCCTGATCTTCCCTCCCGGCTACAAAGTGGGTACAGTCCTCGAACTGGGAGATAATCCAGAAGAGGGATTCTTCAATGCCACCATCAAATTGTCCACGGATTTTAGCAAACTGGACAATGTCTATCTGGTAAAGAGCAGTTTTAAAACCGAAATAGATAGCCTAAGCCAAAACCTCCCGGGAAATGAATGA
- a CDS encoding DUF4249 family protein — translation MSRYIKSLLFLSPLFLFMACSLQQEVDLNLPEFEPGVVVESYLEPGLPFSAILVESVSYLGSSEIRFVKNAEVTIKYDDQEVVLIPFAVPVDINLPNNDIIDTSFLRILTPIIGDSLFIYASPLTVPELYNTEFKLEIKTQEGQELNASSFIPRPIPIDTMEYRFDEEDSLAFVLTKWDDPADEVNFYRRLLDKTLYEKEFDENGNVIDSTLTTEEIQDFIIDDDIENGQLITVGTDFEFEVGDTVTATTIHITPEYYRFIETTDAAFVANLSPFGQPTLVESNIQGGTGIFAGLTRAIKVLVVGD, via the coding sequence ATGAGTAGATATATAAAATCATTGTTATTCCTCTCCCCCCTCTTTCTCTTTATGGCTTGTAGCCTCCAGCAGGAAGTAGACCTGAATCTTCCGGAATTTGAACCGGGAGTAGTGGTCGAATCCTACCTGGAGCCTGGTTTACCTTTTTCCGCAATACTGGTGGAAAGTGTAAGTTATCTCGGTAGTAGTGAGATTCGCTTTGTGAAAAATGCGGAAGTGACCATCAAATATGATGATCAGGAAGTAGTATTAATTCCATTTGCTGTGCCGGTTGATATAAACCTTCCCAATAATGACATCATCGATACCAGTTTCTTGCGAATCCTGACTCCCATTATTGGAGATTCCCTCTTTATTTATGCAAGTCCTCTTACGGTACCTGAATTATACAATACAGAGTTCAAGCTGGAAATAAAGACTCAGGAGGGGCAGGAATTGAATGCAAGCAGCTTTATTCCGAGACCTATCCCTATAGATACCATGGAATATCGCTTTGATGAGGAAGACTCTCTGGCCTTTGTATTGACTAAATGGGACGATCCGGCTGATGAGGTTAATTTTTACCGACGCTTGTTAGACAAAACCCTATACGAAAAGGAATTCGATGAAAATGGAAATGTAATCGATTCTACCCTGACTACGGAAGAAATCCAGGACTTTATCATTGATGATGATATCGAAAATGGGCAATTGATTACGGTAGGAACCGATTTTGAATTTGAAGTAGGAGATACCGTTACGGCAACAACTATTCATATTACCCCTGAATATTATCGCTTTATAGAAACCACGGATGCAGCCTTTGTGGCCAATCTAAGCCCCTTCGGACAGCCTACCCTGGTTGAATCAAATATCCAGGGAGGTACCGGCATCTTTGCGGGGCTTACACGTGCGATTAAAGTGCTGGTGGTTGGGGACTAA
- the rodA gene encoding rod shape-determining protein RodA, with protein MNRKGFDLDWITIFLYMMLAIVGWSTVFAVSYFSYDDALPFLSTAHGKQLIFVCVSIVAAVLILFLDLRFIEGISYLLYGVSIFLLLLVFLLGKRVNGALNWLPLFGFSFQPAEVAKIATALALARFMSSIGFSLNNTRSLAIAIGIVILPAIIVILQNDTGSALVFFSLLIVFYREGLNWLIPALLILLAALAVITLWLGKPIWICLGLLILAGISFALSFNKRSWGRDLMIYLIVSGIMSGYVFSVDFIVDKLPQHQQNRIFVLFNPTIDPQGVGYNVIQSKIAIGSGGLTGKGYKQGEYTKSKFVPMQETDFIYCTVGEELGWLGSSFVLMLFFALIWRIKIMAENSKTKFSRIYGYGIISILFFHVLVNVGMTVGLMPVIGIPLPFFSYGGSSFLSFTILIFLMVNLYSFKSSVLGSKL; from the coding sequence ATGAATAGAAAAGGATTTGATCTGGATTGGATAACGATATTTTTATACATGATGCTGGCCATTGTGGGCTGGTCAACGGTATTTGCTGTTTCCTATTTTTCCTATGACGATGCCTTACCTTTTCTAAGTACTGCCCATGGAAAGCAGCTGATCTTTGTTTGTGTTTCTATTGTAGCTGCTGTTTTAATTCTCTTTCTGGACTTACGATTTATTGAAGGGATCAGCTATTTACTATATGGCGTAAGTATATTTTTATTGCTATTGGTCTTTTTGCTGGGGAAAAGGGTCAATGGTGCCCTTAATTGGTTACCCTTATTTGGCTTTTCCTTCCAGCCCGCAGAGGTAGCAAAAATAGCAACTGCGCTTGCCCTGGCGCGATTCATGTCGTCCATAGGCTTTTCACTTAACAATACCCGTTCTCTAGCAATCGCGATTGGGATTGTCATTCTACCAGCAATAATCGTAATCCTGCAAAATGACACAGGTTCTGCCCTCGTTTTTTTTAGTTTATTGATTGTTTTTTATCGGGAAGGACTGAATTGGTTGATACCGGCTTTGCTGATTCTACTGGCAGCTTTGGCGGTAATTACCTTATGGCTGGGCAAACCGATATGGATTTGTTTAGGATTGCTGATCCTTGCCGGGATCAGCTTTGCCCTTAGTTTCAATAAAAGGAGTTGGGGGAGAGATTTGATGATCTACCTCATTGTAAGTGGGATCATGTCAGGTTATGTGTTTAGTGTTGACTTTATCGTGGACAAACTTCCTCAACACCAACAGAATCGTATATTTGTCTTATTCAATCCAACCATAGATCCACAAGGAGTTGGATACAATGTAATCCAGTCAAAGATTGCCATTGGTTCAGGAGGCCTGACGGGAAAAGGCTATAAGCAGGGAGAGTATACCAAATCGAAATTTGTCCCCATGCAGGAGACCGATTTTATCTACTGCACAGTTGGAGAAGAATTGGGCTGGCTGGGTTCCAGTTTTGTATTGATGCTATTCTTTGCCCTGATCTGGCGAATAAAAATCATGGCAGAAAATTCGAAGACAAAATTTTCCCGTATTTACGGCTATGGCATCATATCGATCCTCTTCTTCCATGTCCTGGTAAATGTGGGGATGACGGTAGGACTCATGCCCGTCATTGGGATACCTCTGCCTTTTTTTAGCTATGGAGGGTCCTCATTTTTGAGTTTCACCATCCTGATATTCCTGATGGTCAATCTCTATTCCTTCAAATCCAGCGTATTGGGATCCAAGCTCTAG
- a CDS encoding response regulator: MSVVNRVMIIDDDEINNFICVKNLKDSGFSDEASFCLRGKDGLEELKNASPEEIPDVIFLDINMPLMNAWEFLEEYNKLASGFNKEVKLFILSSSVYKRDIAKSSEYANVTDYIIKPLNKATLDKVRETHFA; this comes from the coding sequence ATGTCAGTTGTAAATCGTGTAATGATTATAGACGATGATGAAATAAACAACTTCATCTGCGTCAAAAACCTCAAGGATTCAGGATTTTCCGATGAGGCCAGTTTCTGTCTAAGAGGAAAAGATGGCTTGGAAGAATTGAAAAATGCCAGTCCCGAAGAGATTCCCGATGTAATTTTCCTGGATATCAATATGCCTCTCATGAATGCATGGGAATTTCTGGAAGAATACAACAAGCTTGCTTCAGGCTTCAATAAGGAAGTAAAACTGTTTATCCTTTCGTCCTCTGTATATAAGAGAGATATCGCGAAATCCTCCGAATACGCAAACGTAACGGACTATATCATCAAGCCTTTGAATAAGGCTACGCTGGATAAAGTTCGTGAGACACACTTTGCGTAA
- a CDS encoding ATP-binding protein: MKKFRSFLLTQAFQEHTSLLTILSYLLTYLAVLGLGWAEKSGSISWHWKLSILLFSSILFVIALTRNFNYEKTAKKQQDEDDEREALEEKFRFLEKERQDAVNANQAKSRFLAQMSHEIRNPLNSILGFSEMLAKRKLDTKSKKFVDLISQSGDGLMLLLNDILDLNKIGEGKLNMESVAFHFKEVISSSLLPYEYEAAQKNIQFELIFDPKLPDMLIADPYRLRQILQNLISNSMKFTQAGKIRVQFIHQGQKEGKVWIRTLVSDTGIGIDPQKLNRIFNPFVQSEESTTRKFGGSGLGLTIVSELVRLMGGEIGVQSPNPQFLSDKGGPGTQFHFDVSLPYAKSNFTPAKMASVKELEETLVLPQAIHVLVAEDNTVNQVLFQSFLEGMGVTSDVVENGQEAIRALCGKTDYDLVFMDIQMPLMDGLQASKSIRRDLESSIPIIGATANAFKEDIRIALQSGMNDYIPKPFRQKDLYDKILKWAVKDLASS; encoded by the coding sequence ATGAAAAAATTTCGCTCATTTTTACTGACCCAGGCTTTCCAGGAGCATACCAGCTTGTTAACCATCCTTAGCTATCTTCTTACCTATTTAGCCGTACTCGGACTCGGCTGGGCCGAAAAATCAGGCAGCATCAGTTGGCATTGGAAGCTATCCATCCTCTTATTTTCTTCCATCCTTTTTGTAATAGCTCTTACTCGAAATTTCAATTATGAAAAGACGGCAAAAAAGCAGCAGGATGAGGATGATGAACGTGAAGCTTTGGAAGAAAAGTTTCGTTTTTTAGAAAAAGAAAGACAGGATGCTGTAAATGCTAACCAAGCAAAATCGCGTTTCCTCGCCCAGATGAGTCATGAGATCAGAAATCCTCTAAACTCTATATTGGGATTTTCAGAGATGCTGGCTAAAAGGAAGTTAGATACTAAATCCAAAAAATTTGTTGATCTCATTTCTCAATCAGGAGATGGCCTTATGCTTTTGCTAAATGATATCCTCGACCTCAACAAAATCGGGGAAGGCAAACTAAACATGGAATCTGTGGCCTTCCATTTCAAAGAGGTCATTTCCTCCAGCCTACTTCCTTATGAGTATGAAGCAGCGCAAAAGAATATTCAATTTGAGCTGATCTTCGACCCAAAACTACCGGATATGCTGATAGCTGATCCTTATCGATTGAGGCAAATTCTTCAAAACCTGATAAGTAATTCGATGAAATTTACCCAGGCTGGCAAGATCAGGGTTCAATTCATTCATCAGGGTCAAAAGGAAGGAAAAGTCTGGATCAGAACTCTTGTAAGTGATACCGGTATCGGAATCGATCCTCAAAAATTAAATAGGATTTTCAATCCATTCGTTCAGAGTGAAGAATCTACCACCCGGAAATTTGGGGGCTCAGGATTAGGGCTTACTATCGTCTCAGAACTTGTCAGACTTATGGGGGGAGAGATAGGCGTCCAAAGTCCAAATCCTCAATTCCTCAGTGATAAGGGAGGCCCGGGTACTCAATTTCATTTTGATGTATCGCTGCCTTATGCGAAAAGTAATTTTACTCCAGCAAAGATGGCAAGTGTTAAAGAATTAGAGGAAACCCTTGTTTTACCCCAAGCTATCCATGTACTGGTAGCTGAAGACAATACTGTCAATCAGGTGCTTTTTCAAAGTTTCCTGGAAGGAATGGGGGTAACTTCAGATGTGGTAGAAAATGGACAGGAAGCCATTCGAGCATTATGTGGAAAGACAGATTATGATCTGGTCTTTATGGATATTCAAATGCCCTTGATGGATGGTTTGCAAGCCAGTAAAAGTATCCGCCGAGATCTGGAGTCCAGTATCCCTATCATAGGAGCAACGGCAAACGCATTTAAAGAGGACATTCGCATAGCCCTTCAGTCAGGCATGAATGATTACATTCCCAAGCCCTTTCGTCAGAAAGATCTCTATGACAAAATTTTGAAATGGGCTGTGAAGGATTTAGCCAGTTCCTAG
- a CDS encoding penicillin-binding transpeptidase domain-containing protein, with translation MDNFVHRGNVIIGLIFLIFMVFVIRLFSIQVLSDEYAQKAQSYIVRTKSVVPPRGNIYNRKGEIYVSNRPMFSLTLTPSELYIPAEDTSVLLDFIDMSWPAFDSLLKARSKSRAESLKESVLLRHIEPGEYGAMQEKLWDFGGLDFQANNRRNYQYGVGAHILGYVSEVNQRELRNSEGRYEPGDLIGKAGIERSLDTILRGVVGKRKVQKDKYSREVGEYAGGKFDIEAVKGDDILLGVDTDLQAIGEELMEMKKGSIVAIEPRSGEILAFISAPTYQPDQLTGKELNSNWKALQKDSLYPLFNRPLMAEYPPGSIFKIPLALAALNEGVITKDTYYRCGGGFWRNKGKPGCRLHYHPLKLKDAIKLSCNSYFAATYMDFLDSPIYNDMYKGFETWHRYMSVMGVGKTLDVDMPYEKPGQLPASSMYDNEKYWYGKNRWSATTVISNAIGQGELLMTPLQMANLSALVANRGTYVPPHFLRATRSSRNQPWEMIPQETVSTQINRQHFEDVIMAMEEGVEAGTGRRAYLEGFRVAGKTGTVQNPHGEDHSVFIGFAPVENPQIAIAVVIENAGGGGRWAAPTAGILMEQFLAKKIEQKKWEYQRIKQARFKY, from the coding sequence ATGGATAATTTTGTGCATAGAGGAAATGTGATTATTGGACTGATCTTTTTGATCTTTATGGTATTCGTTATTCGCCTGTTTTCTATACAGGTCTTGAGTGATGAATATGCACAGAAAGCACAGTCTTATATCGTTCGTACCAAATCCGTGGTACCTCCCCGGGGCAATATTTACAATCGCAAAGGAGAAATCTATGTGAGCAATCGGCCCATGTTTTCTCTGACCCTGACTCCTTCCGAATTGTACATTCCAGCTGAGGATACTTCCGTATTGTTGGATTTTATAGATATGAGCTGGCCGGCTTTTGATTCGCTTTTGAAAGCCAGAAGTAAAAGCCGAGCGGAGAGTCTTAAGGAGTCCGTTTTGCTGCGGCATATCGAACCGGGTGAGTACGGGGCCATGCAGGAAAAACTCTGGGACTTTGGAGGACTGGATTTTCAGGCAAATAATCGCCGGAATTATCAGTACGGCGTGGGGGCGCATATTTTAGGCTATGTAAGTGAAGTTAACCAGCGGGAATTGAGAAACTCAGAGGGTAGGTATGAGCCTGGGGATTTAATTGGAAAAGCAGGGATTGAAAGGAGTCTGGATACTATCCTTAGGGGGGTAGTTGGGAAAAGGAAAGTTCAAAAAGATAAATACAGCCGGGAAGTAGGTGAGTATGCAGGAGGAAAATTTGACATTGAAGCAGTCAAAGGTGATGATATCCTGCTGGGAGTAGATACAGATCTTCAGGCGATTGGAGAGGAGTTGATGGAGATGAAGAAAGGGAGCATTGTTGCTATAGAACCTCGTTCTGGAGAAATCCTGGCTTTTATCAGCGCGCCGACCTATCAGCCCGATCAGCTTACCGGAAAGGAACTCAATAGCAATTGGAAGGCTTTGCAAAAGGATTCCTTGTATCCTTTATTCAACCGCCCGCTGATGGCAGAATATCCTCCGGGATCTATTTTCAAAATTCCTCTGGCATTGGCTGCTCTGAACGAAGGTGTCATTACCAAAGACACTTATTATCGTTGTGGAGGAGGATTTTGGAGGAATAAAGGCAAACCCGGTTGCCGTTTACACTACCACCCTTTGAAATTAAAAGATGCGATCAAGCTATCCTGCAATAGTTACTTCGCAGCTACCTATATGGATTTTCTCGACAGCCCCATTTACAATGACATGTATAAGGGTTTTGAAACCTGGCATCGCTATATGTCAGTGATGGGGGTGGGTAAAACACTGGATGTGGATATGCCTTATGAAAAGCCAGGTCAATTACCCGCTTCCAGCATGTATGACAATGAGAAGTACTGGTATGGGAAAAATCGCTGGAGTGCAACTACGGTTATCAGTAATGCCATTGGTCAGGGAGAACTATTGATGACGCCTCTGCAGATGGCTAATCTCTCTGCCCTGGTTGCAAATCGTGGAACTTATGTACCGCCGCATTTTTTACGTGCGACCAGAAGCTCACGTAATCAACCTTGGGAAATGATTCCTCAGGAAACGGTTTCCACCCAGATCAACCGTCAGCATTTTGAGGATGTGATTATGGCCATGGAAGAAGGGGTGGAAGCGGGTACAGGAAGAAGGGCTTATCTGGAAGGATTCCGAGTAGCAGGAAAGACTGGAACTGTACAGAATCCACATGGAGAAGATCATTCGGTCTTTATCGGTTTTGCTCCGGTAGAAAATCCTCAGATTGCGATAGCAGTCGTAATAGAAAATGCAGGAGGGGGAGGTAGATGGGCCGCACCTACGGCAGGAATCTTAATGGAGCAATTCCTTGCGAAAAAGATTGAACAGAAGAAGTGGGAATATCAACGTATTAAACAAGCCCGATTCAAATACTAG
- a CDS encoding TonB-dependent receptor produces the protein MKHFFVLILVASLPFTLLAQDKFTISGYIYEASSGESLIGATIAVPSLKKGTYSNEYGFYSLTLPANSDSLELVFSFSGYERQTRSILLNKDLSIDINLDFKVLEEVVIEAEGFEEQLSSTQMSVERLSMRDAKKIPAFLGEVDIIKTLQLKPGVSSGSEGSSGIFVRGGGPDQNLVLLDNTVLYNPSHLFGFFSTFNSDAVKDVKLYKGGFPAQYGGRLSSVIDVKMNEGNNKKFSGSGGLGLIASRLTLEGPIVKDKGSFMVSGRRTYVDLITRQINRALEDEPDFNPIPDYFFYDLNAKANYQLNENNQLFLSGYFGRDQFTFNDGNFDFKFFWGNSNATLRWNHLFSPRLFMNIAVGASDYRYKITNQFDIFAFELGSDITDQTVSTDFTWIPDNKHTVKFGAKAIYHTFTVGRLNAGAEDSTFSFTAGNTFYATEFGAYIADDIEFNDKLKLNVGLRLSGFNSDGVTYANPEPRAALRWTVGKNVSLKASYARMAQYLHLVANSGATLPTDVWYPSNERVKPQLSDQVAVGITLTLGDDYLLSNEVYYKWLRNSIDFRNGADLFVNDDLDTEFVFGEGYAYGNEFYLEKKNGRLTGWIGYTISWSWREFDGVNENGEFIPDNAINDGERFNPVNDKRHDISIVGIYELSRRWSFSSSWEYRSGTPTTLPIGRFPLFGPDLEIPQITPIFQKRNSFRLPAYHKLDVGVIYKLFPKWGEADLTISAYNAYNRRNPYFVFFETQENEAGIPIDQVAKQVALFPVIPSITYNFRF, from the coding sequence ATGAAGCACTTCTTCGTCTTAATTTTAGTAGCAAGTTTACCATTTACACTTTTAGCGCAAGATAAATTTACCATCAGTGGGTATATATATGAAGCCTCTTCAGGTGAAAGTTTGATTGGAGCGACAATAGCAGTCCCCTCCCTCAAAAAAGGTACATACAGCAACGAATACGGTTTTTATTCCCTCACTCTTCCGGCAAACTCAGATTCTCTGGAACTTGTATTTTCTTTTTCCGGTTACGAACGACAAACACGCTCTATTCTGCTCAACAAAGATCTGAGCATAGATATAAACCTGGACTTCAAAGTCCTGGAGGAGGTAGTCATTGAAGCCGAGGGATTTGAGGAACAATTGAGTTCTACTCAAATGAGTGTTGAGCGTCTCAGTATGCGAGACGCCAAAAAGATTCCAGCCTTCCTTGGGGAAGTGGATATCATCAAAACCCTGCAACTAAAACCCGGAGTAAGTTCGGGAAGTGAAGGTAGTTCGGGTATATTTGTAAGAGGAGGCGGTCCCGATCAGAACCTCGTTTTGCTCGACAATACCGTTTTATATAATCCTTCTCACCTCTTTGGTTTCTTCAGTACTTTTAATTCTGATGCGGTAAAGGATGTGAAGCTTTACAAAGGAGGCTTCCCAGCCCAATACGGAGGGAGACTTTCCTCTGTCATTGATGTAAAGATGAATGAAGGGAACAATAAGAAGTTTTCCGGTTCAGGAGGCTTGGGATTGATCGCCTCTCGTCTTACGCTGGAAGGTCCGATTGTCAAGGATAAAGGCTCCTTTATGGTCTCAGGCAGAAGAACCTATGTGGACCTCATTACCCGACAGATAAACCGAGCACTGGAAGATGAGCCGGACTTCAATCCTATTCCCGATTATTTCTTTTATGACCTCAATGCAAAAGCCAATTACCAGCTCAATGAAAATAATCAACTCTTCCTGAGTGGATACTTTGGCCGAGATCAGTTTACCTTTAATGATGGGAATTTTGACTTCAAATTTTTCTGGGGGAATTCAAATGCTACCCTTCGATGGAATCATCTCTTTTCTCCCCGCCTTTTCATGAATATTGCGGTAGGAGCCAGTGATTATCGATATAAAATCACCAATCAGTTTGACATCTTTGCTTTTGAGCTGGGATCGGATATCACTGATCAGACGGTGAGTACTGACTTTACCTGGATTCCTGATAATAAACATACCGTAAAGTTTGGAGCAAAAGCTATTTACCATACTTTCACAGTTGGTAGACTGAATGCAGGAGCCGAGGACAGTACCTTTAGCTTTACGGCAGGTAATACTTTTTATGCAACGGAATTTGGGGCTTATATCGCGGATGATATTGAGTTCAATGATAAATTGAAATTGAATGTAGGGCTTCGGCTTTCCGGATTTAACAGTGATGGAGTTACTTATGCAAATCCGGAACCTCGGGCAGCATTAAGGTGGACTGTGGGAAAGAATGTTTCCCTAAAAGCCAGCTATGCTCGTATGGCTCAGTATCTGCATTTGGTAGCCAATAGTGGGGCTACGCTTCCTACAGACGTTTGGTATCCTTCTAATGAAAGAGTGAAACCTCAACTTTCTGATCAGGTAGCTGTAGGAATTACCCTGACTTTAGGAGATGATTATCTCCTGAGCAATGAGGTTTATTATAAATGGTTACGTAATTCCATCGACTTCCGAAATGGTGCGGATCTTTTTGTCAATGATGATTTGGATACAGAATTCGTATTCGGCGAAGGATATGCTTATGGAAATGAGTTTTACCTGGAGAAAAAGAATGGCAGACTGACTGGTTGGATCGGATATACAATTTCCTGGTCCTGGAGAGAGTTTGATGGGGTAAATGAAAATGGAGAGTTTATTCCGGATAATGCCATCAATGATGGAGAGCGTTTCAATCCCGTCAATGATAAAAGACATGATATCTCCATCGTAGGAATTTACGAACTTAGCAGAAGATGGAGTTTTAGTTCCTCCTGGGAGTATCGGAGCGGAACCCCAACCACTTTACCTATCGGAAGGTTCCCGCTTTTTGGACCGGATCTGGAAATCCCTCAGATCACTCCGATCTTTCAGAAAAGAAACAGCTTTCGTTTACCGGCTTATCACAAATTGGATGTTGGAGTAATCTATAAACTCTTTCCTAAATGGGGAGAAGCAGATCTGACAATTAGTGCGTATAATGCCTACAATCGAAGGAATCCCTATTTCGTGTTTTTTGAAACCCAGGAAAATGAGGCAGGCATTCCGATTGATCAAGTCGCAAAACAAGTAGCTCTTTTTCCGGTCATTCCCTCAATTACCTATAATTTCAGATTCTAA